In Motilibacter aurantiacus, the sequence ACGCGCGGCGCGCGGGCGACCCGTTCGGCTGACGGGCCGCCCGGCACCGGAACGGTGCGCAGACGCCCGCCGGCGCGCTGACCGGGCGGGTCGCCCGGGACCAGCGCGCTCGACGGGGTGCGCGGGAGCGGGACGAGCCGCCCCGGGGCGCTCAGCCCGCGCTGAGCGCGCCGTCGGAGCTGAAGACGAGGCCCAGCGAGGCGCGGCCCTGCTTGAGCGCGGCCTGGGTCAGCGGGCCGCCGGCGTCGAGCGGGGTGAACGACTCGAAGCTCAGGCCGTACGTCTCCTCCAGCCCGGGCTGGCAGAACGGGCGCTCCGGGCACTCGGGCGGCCCGGCGAGGACCAGCCCGGAGCCGCACGCGGCCGCCAGCTCCGAGAGCGTCGAGACCGAGTGCTCGTCGGCGAAGGCCTTGGTGACCGCGAACGCGTTCTGGTCGGCGGCCTCGGAGGCCTCGCCGAACGCCAGCCCGGCCGACTCGCCCAGCCTCGTCAGCGCCGTGACCGTCGCGTCGAGGTCGCTGCTGGCCTGGGCCGGGGCGTTCGCGCCGTTCTCCTGCTTGTTGAGGAACTCGGTCAGCGTCCCGACGTACTCCGGGACGACCTGGACCTGGCCCTTGGTCAGCGCCGGCAGGTAGACCTCGCGGTTGCCGATCGTGCGGGTCGAGGCGTCGAAGCCGGCCGCGTCCAGCGTGAGCGCGTAGATCTCGGCGATCGTCTGGTTCTCGGCGAAGTTCGCCGCGCCGACGACCACCTTGCCCGACCCGCCGGACAGCCCCTGCGCGAGGCCCTTCTCGGCGACGTAGTCCTCGGCGACGTTCGGGGACGTCTCGCGGTCGACGACCACTCGCCGGTTGAGCGCCACCAGGTCGTCGGTGGTCAACACGGCCGAGACCTTGTCCAGCGCGGTGACGAGCGGCTCCGTCGCCGACTTGGCGGTGATCGCCGGGATGATGTTGTCGACCGTCTGCAGCTTCTGGTCGTCGTCGAGCACGACCAGCTCGTCCCCGGCCACCGGCTCGCACGAGCCCGTGCCCGCCGCGGGCGCGCTCCCCGTCGCGCTGGCCGCCGGCGCCGCCGCCCCCTCGTCCGAGGAGGAGCCCTCCTCGCCGCACGCCGCGAGGGCGGTCACGGCGACCGCCACCAACGCCACGCGGAAGGCCTTGCCCCGCCCGCCCTGAATGGTCCTGCGCACCACGTGCTCCTCGCGTCGGTCGCGCCGCCCCTCTGCTCGAGGCGGCGATGGGGGCCACGCGGCTCCCACCGCGACCCACCCCACATGACGGGCGCAGCTGACGCAAGGCGGCTTTCTATTCCGCTCGCATCACGGACGCGCGGGGACGGGATCGGACAGCTCCACCGGCCGAGGACGGCGGGCCGCGAGCGACCGGCCGGGCGTGACGGCCCACTGGGCCGCGGCCAGCAGCCCCTCCGCGGCCAGCGCCAGTGCCGCGACGAGGAGCGCGACGGCGAGCGTCTGCCCGTAGTCCTGCGTGCTGAAGCCGGACCGGATCAGCCGCCCCAGGCCGCCGCCTCCGACGTACGCCGCCAGCGGCGCCGTCGCGAGGACCTGCACCACCGCGGTCCGGATGCCGGCCATGAGCAGCGGCAGCGCCAGCGGGAGCTCGACGCGGAGCAGCGTCTGCAGCCCGGACAGCCCCATGCCGCGAGCGGCCTCCACGACGTCGCGGTCGACGCCCCGCACGCCGACGTAGGCGTTCGCGAGCATCGGCGGCGCCGCGAACAGCGCCAGGGCGTAGATCGTGGGGGCGTTGCCGAGGTCGCCGGTCGCGACGACCAGGATCGTCAGCGCCGCCAGCGTCGGCACGGCCCGGGACGCGTTGGTCAGCGCGACGGTCAGCGTGCCGCCGCGCCCGGCGTGGCCGAGCCAGACACCGAGCGGCAGGGCGAGCACCGCGCCGAGCAGGACGGCCAGCCCGGTGATCTCCAGGTGCTCGACCAACCGGGCCGTGACCCCGTCGGGCCCCTTCCAGTTGAGCGGGTCGTTGAGCCAGGTGAAGGCGTCGGACAGGTAGCTCATGCCGCAGCCCTCCCCCGCGCCCAGGGCACGAGCAGGCGGGTCGCGAGCTGCAGCAGCAGGTCGAGCAGCAGCGCGAGCAGCACGCAGAGCGCGGTGGCGGTGAAGATCTGCGCCTTGTAGAAGTTGTTGTCGAAGCCGCTGACGATCAGCCCGCCCAGCGCGCCGTAGCCGACGACCACGCCGACCGTGACCAGCGCGACGGTGGAGACCGTCGCCAGCCGGATGCCGGTCATCACCGCGGGCAGCGCTATCGGCAGCTCGACCACCAGCAGCATGCGCACCGGGCCGTACCCCATGCCGCGGGCCGCCTCGCGGACCTCGTCGGGCACGCCGTCGAGGCCGGCGAGCACGTTGCGCACGAGCAGCAGCAGGGCGTACATCACCAGCCCGATGAGCACGGTGCGGGCGCCGATGCCGGTCCAGGGCGCCAGCAGCGAGAACAGCGCGAGCGAGGGGATCGTGTAGAGCACGCCCGCGGTGCCGATCACCGGCCCGCGCAGCCACCGCCAGCGCCGCGCGACGACCGCCAGCGGCAGCGCGATCAGCGTCCCGATCACGACCGTCGTCAGCGTCAGCGTGACGTGCTGCTCGAGAGCGGTCAGGATGGTGTCGCGGTTGTCGCGGACGTACCCCCAGTCCACCCAAGGGTTCTGGGCAGCGGAGGAGAGGGCCACGGATGGACGCTACCGGGGATTCGATGATCAGTCTCGACGGCGTGGGCAAGCGCTACGCCGACGGCACGGTGGCCGTGCAGAGCCTCGACCTGGACGTGCGGGCCGGAGAGCTCGTCGCCCTCGTCGGCCCGTCCGGGTGCGGCAAGACGACGACGTTGAAGATGATCAACCGGCTCATCGAGCCGACCAGCGGGCGGATCCTGCTCGACGGCGAGGACGTGACGAGCGCCGACCCGGTCGCGCTGCGGCGGCGGATCGGCTACGTGATCCAGCAGGTCGGGCTCTTCCCGCACAAGACGATCCTGGACAAC encodes:
- a CDS encoding glycine betaine ABC transporter substrate-binding protein codes for the protein MRRTIQGGRGKAFRVALVAVAVTALAACGEEGSSSDEGAAAPAASATGSAPAAGTGSCEPVAGDELVVLDDDQKLQTVDNIIPAITAKSATEPLVTALDKVSAVLTTDDLVALNRRVVVDRETSPNVAEDYVAEKGLAQGLSGGSGKVVVGAANFAENQTIAEIYALTLDAAGFDASTRTIGNREVYLPALTKGQVQVVPEYVGTLTEFLNKQENGANAPAQASSDLDATVTALTRLGESAGLAFGEASEAADQNAFAVTKAFADEHSVSTLSELAAACGSGLVLAGPPECPERPFCQPGLEETYGLSFESFTPLDAGGPLTQAALKQGRASLGLVFSSDGALSAG
- a CDS encoding ABC transporter permease — its product is MALSSAAQNPWVDWGYVRDNRDTILTALEQHVTLTLTTVVIGTLIALPLAVVARRWRWLRGPVIGTAGVLYTIPSLALFSLLAPWTGIGARTVLIGLVMYALLLLVRNVLAGLDGVPDEVREAARGMGYGPVRMLLVVELPIALPAVMTGIRLATVSTVALVTVGVVVGYGALGGLIVSGFDNNFYKAQIFTATALCVLLALLLDLLLQLATRLLVPWARGRAAA
- a CDS encoding ABC transporter permease, encoding MSYLSDAFTWLNDPLNWKGPDGVTARLVEHLEITGLAVLLGAVLALPLGVWLGHAGRGGTLTVALTNASRAVPTLAALTILVVATGDLGNAPTIYALALFAAPPMLANAYVGVRGVDRDVVEAARGMGLSGLQTLLRVELPLALPLLMAGIRTAVVQVLATAPLAAYVGGGGLGRLIRSGFSTQDYGQTLAVALLVAALALAAEGLLAAAQWAVTPGRSLAARRPRPVELSDPVPARP